From Lycium ferocissimum isolate CSIRO_LF1 chromosome 12, AGI_CSIRO_Lferr_CH_V1, whole genome shotgun sequence, one genomic window encodes:
- the LOC132040527 gene encoding protein LURP-one-related 4-like has protein sequence MARIYPQTSSSSCSSYSSTSTYVTTKREIFTLWMKSLVFHGNGCAVFDSKGQLVYRIDNYNKKCSKQVHLMDLHGTVLFSLLKKKSSLFGHWNGYKMDEEIPCFQVRKNGNLLTGDLNYDVIFGCDNIADTNSYKIVALPGKLGFKIVNKENRLIAEVKQKQSSSAIQFGDDVLSLIVEANVDHSLVMALVTVYGLIRHML, from the exons ATGGCAAGAATTTATCCACAaacatcttcttcttcttgttcttcataTTCTTCTACAAGTACATACGTGACAACAAAAAGAGAAATATTTACTCTATGGATGAAATCACTAGTATTCCATGGAAATGGATGTGCTGTTTTTGATTCAAAAGGTCAGCTTGTTTATCGAATCGACAATTACAACAAAAAATGTAGCAAACAAGTCCATCTCATGGATCTGCATGGAACAGTTCTCTTTTCTCTACTTAAAAAg AAATCATCACTTTTTGGACATTGGAATGGCTATAAGATGGATGAGGAGATACCATGTTTTCAAGTTAGAAAAAATGGCAATTTACTCACGGGAGACTTAAACTATGATGTCATTTTTGGGTGTGATAATATTGCTGATACAAACAGCTATAAGATTGTTGCTTTACCAGGCAAACTAGGATTCAAGATTGTCAACAAAGAAAACAGACTTATTGCAGAG GTAAAGCAAAAGCAATCATCATCAGCAATTCAATTTGGGGATGATGTTTTAAGTCTCATTGTGGAGGCTAATGTTGATCACTCACTTGTGATGGCTCTTGTGACTGTTTATGGTTTGATCCGACATATGTTGTGA